One genomic segment of Musa acuminata AAA Group cultivar baxijiao chromosome BXJ3-3, Cavendish_Baxijiao_AAA, whole genome shotgun sequence includes these proteins:
- the LOC103978099 gene encoding uncharacterized protein LOC103978099 isoform X2, translating into MIPSDSEPGNPSPPERSCKPAISAAFRFPQSAVYCPTIMICYAVSGREGEERAGGPSNPWRSRMRTNEVAGNGLWGILASMIRMMPDLLGYEQKDAKTFVLWEKGITSLVLEKSVKL; encoded by the exons atgatcccTAGCGACTCCGAACCCGGAAACCCGTCGCCGCCGGAGCGATCCTGTAAGCCGGCGATCTCTGCCGCCTTTAGATTCCCTCAATCGGCCGTG TACTGCCCAACAATCATGATCTGCTATGCCGTCAGtggaagagagggagaggagcgagccgGAGGGCCAAGTAATCCATGGCGTAGTCGGATGAG AACGAATGAAGTCGCAGGAAATGGATTATGGGGTATACTAGCTTCAATG ATACGGATGATGCCGGATTTGCTAGGTTATGAGCAGAAAGATGCTAAAACTTTTGTTTTATGG GAAAAAGGAATAACCAGTCTTGTTCTGGAGAAATCCGTTAAGCTATGA
- the LOC103977865 gene encoding uncharacterized protein LOC103977865 produces MAPTVIVLVRDADGFGPTIAEALLPIPNSNLTREISSFELSLEKYDVKDSKASGDLIQFLDPSGSPQVSIFILQNYEPPLAACVTNELLASFSNETTVVLPFVMKALKINREEMNGQLVDQEVTLYAAKIGGISELTKAMISGAISAPPSLQIHCELLACLLLMARILSLPTVLIAAGGQHSNRKSSNPELEALYELGQLVASNLGLCFSKDKIQQKHPTKSTSVQEPWRALYG; encoded by the exons ATGGCACCGACCGTGATCGTTCTTGTCCGCGACGCCGACGGCTTCGGGCCAACCATTGCTGAAGCCCTCCTACCGATCCCCAACTCCAACCTCACAAG GGAAATCTCTTCGTTTGAGCTCTCGTTGGAGAAATACGACGTTAAGGACAGTAAAGCTTCGGGCGATCTCATCCAGTTTCTTGATCCAAGTGGATCGCCTCAG GTGTCAATCTTTATCCTGCAAAATTATGAGCCTCCTCTTGCCGCATGTGTCACCAATGAACTATTGGCATCATTTTCTAATGAGACTACAGTAGTACTTCCATTTGTGATGAAAGCACTGAAGATCAACAGGGAAGAAATGAATGGACAATTGGTTGATCAGGAAGTGACACTCTATGCTGCCAAAATAGGTGGAATATCTGAACTTACCAAGGCCATGATTAGTGGAGCTATCAGTGCACCTCCATCCTTGCAAATTCATTGTGAACTGTTGGCTTGTTTGCTGCTGATGGCACGAATTTTAAGTTTGCCAACAGTTCTTATTGCAGCAGGTGGTCAACATTCTAATAGAAAGTCTAGCAATCCTGAGCTTGAG GCACTGTATGAACTGGGGCAGTTAGTAGCAAGCAATCTTGGTCTTTGCTTCTCCAAAGACAAAATTCAACAAAAGCACCCCACGAAGTCAACTAGTGTTCAAGAACCATGGCGTGCGTTATAtggatga
- the LOC135633885 gene encoding F-box/kelch-repeat protein At3g06240-like yields the protein MSEAPASNNNMEKTSSELPPDLFMEILSWIPARALLKLRCVRKRWYSMTTDPVFIRFHLQRQQLLPQVTSVLTFHKRLNDRAVLSLLDVVDAPWAAKHVAVWDNHPLLNISSPCHGLICLYHIYMEPDVCLYNPATRKSFSLPQNFTSEDILLSAFCLGYHPISRQYKVIHVFYTRSNGLGMEVLTVGGSTWRKVDVSCARTTFTSIKMGRPSATGTMYWLALRQGTLEDIILSVDLDDERLIEVPLPQTERHHEGGHKSLTELEGTIHLVSHWFAKANWMDIWMLRESGAHRLWIHRFHLRLCALPRGVRPMERELRPPMPLLINQGKILMRDSRRLVYFDLAIEGLQHEVVIRAYDDFIAFVTVESLVSF from the coding sequence ATGTCTGAAGCGCCTGCTTCCAACAACAACATGGAGAAGACGTCGTCGGAGCTTCCACCGGACCTCTTCATGGAGATACTATCGTGGATCCCCGCTAGGGCCCTCTTGAAGCTCCGGTGTGTACGCAAACGCTGGTACTCCATGACAACCGATCCTGTCTTCATCCGATTTCACCTGCAACGACAGCAACTCCTCCCTCAAGTTACTTCCGTCCTCACATTTCACAAGCGACTGAACGATAGAGCAGTCCTGTCTCTCCTGGATGTAGTCGACGCACCGTGGGCTGCAAAGCATGTCGCCGTCTGGGACAACCACCCACTGCTAAACATATCTTCTCCTTGCCATGGATTGATTTGCCTCTACCACATCTACATGGAGCCCGACGTCTGCCTGTACAACCCCGCCACTCGCAAAAGCTTCTCCTTGCCGCAAAACTTCACCAGCGAAGATATACTTCTATCTGCGTTTTGCTTAGGATACCATCCAATTTCAAGACAGTATAAAGTTATCCATGTGTTCTACACCCGATCGAACGGGTTGGGGATGGAAGTACTCACTGTTGGCGGAAGTACATGGAGGAAGGTGGACGTGAGCTGCGCTCGTACCACGTTTACTTCGATAAAGATGGGAAGACCGAGTGCAACTGGAACTATGTACTGGCTTGCACTGAGGCAGGGAACCCTGGAAGACATTATTCTCTCCGTTGATCTAGATGATGAAAGGCTCATAGAGGTTCCTTTACCACAAACTGAACGCCACCATGAGGGAGGTCACAAATCATTGACAGAGTTGGAAGGCACCATTCATTTGGTTAGCCACTGGTTCGCCAAGGCAAACTGGATGGATATTTGGATGTTACGAGAGTCGGGTGCCCATCGACTGTGGATCCATAGGTTTCATCTCCGTCTGTGTGCTTTGCCGAGGGGAGTACGCCCGATGGAGAGAGAATTACGTCCTCCCATGCCTCTTCTCATCAACCAGGGCAAGATTCTGATGCGCGACAGTCGAAGACTAGTTTATTTCGATCTGGCGATCGAAGGCTTGCAGCATGAAGTAGTCATTCGTGCTTATGATGATTTCATTGCTTTTGTCACCGTGGAAAGCCTTGTTTCATTTTAG
- the LOC103978099 gene encoding uncharacterized protein LOC103978099 isoform X3, whose translation MIPSDSEPGNPSPPERSCKPAISAAFRFPQSAVYCPTIMICYAVSGREGEERAGGPSNPWRSRMRTNEVAGNGLWGILASMEKGITSLVLEKSVKL comes from the exons atgatcccTAGCGACTCCGAACCCGGAAACCCGTCGCCGCCGGAGCGATCCTGTAAGCCGGCGATCTCTGCCGCCTTTAGATTCCCTCAATCGGCCGTG TACTGCCCAACAATCATGATCTGCTATGCCGTCAGtggaagagagggagaggagcgagccgGAGGGCCAAGTAATCCATGGCGTAGTCGGATGAG AACGAATGAAGTCGCAGGAAATGGATTATGGGGTATACTAGCTTCAATG GAAAAAGGAATAACCAGTCTTGTTCTGGAGAAATCCGTTAAGCTATGA
- the LOC135632742 gene encoding probable E3 ubiquitin-protein ligase XERICO: protein MGLSSLPTPSESVLTLVLVNTAVTVAILKELLRSVLHLLRLRVPPPPPPPAEGGPESSITDRFRSRSRPITFGSALGRRRAQADRLADCRVCLARFEPESVVNRLPCGHLFHRACLETWLDYHHATCPLCRTHVLQGEDSTVSPSSVIASSWTWF, encoded by the coding sequence ATGGGGCTGTCGAGCCTGCCGACCCCATCCGAGAGCGTGCTCACCCTCGTTCTCGTCAACACCGCTGTCACCGTTGCCATCCTCAAGGAGCTCCTCCGCTCCGTACTCCACCTCCTCCGCCTCCGcgtgccgccgcctcctcctccgccggccGAGGGGGGGCCCGAGTCCAGCATCACCGACCGATTCCGCAGCCGGTCCAGGCCGATCACGTTCGGCTCGGCCCTGGGGCGGAGGCGTGCACAGGCCGATCGGCTCGCGGACTGCCGGGTCTGTCTCGCCCGGTTCGAGCCGGAGTCCGTGGTGAACCGGCTCCCCTGCGGACACCTCTTCCACAGAGCCTGCCTGGAGACGTGGCTCGACTACCACCACGCCACGTGTCCTCTATGTCGCACCCACGTCCTCCAGGGCGAGGACTCCACCGTCTCGCCCTCCTCCGTCATTGCTTCCTCTTGGACATGGTTTTAG
- the LOC103978099 gene encoding putative F-box protein At5g50220 isoform X1, whose amino-acid sequence MFEAPPAKNVEMTELPSDLFMEILSWIPARALLKLRCVCKCWYSITTDLDFVRLHQQQQQLLPEVTSILTFHRHFTNLTSLLSRLDVVDAPWVAKHVAVWHSRPLLVMSPPCHGLFCLYHIYMKLDVCLYNPATCKSFSLPHGFSGVNIILSYFCLGYHPGSRQYKVIHTFCTRSTSLAMEALTVGGSTWRKVEVSSALAMLTLLNWGIPSATGTMYWLAQNNVLEDIILSLDLDNERLTQVPFPDIKRQHERGNNSLIEMEGTIHLAIHWFAMVDWMDIWMLQESGAHRVWIHRFHLHLCALPTGVGQVERVLRPPMPLLINQGKILIRDYRRLVYYDLVSKGLQHEEVFHACDDFIAFVIVESLVSF is encoded by the coding sequence ATGTTTGAAGCACCTCCTGCAAAGAACGTGGAGATGACGGAGCTTCCATCGGACCTCTTCATGGAGATACTATCATGGATCCCGGCCAGGGCCCTCTTGAAACTCCGGTGTGTGTGCAAATGCTGGTATTCCATAACAACAGACCTTGACTTCGTCCGACTGCATCAGCAACAACAGCAACTCCTCCCTGAAGTTACTTCCATCCTCACATTTCACCGACACTTTACCAACCTTACATCTCTCTTGTCGCGCCTGGATGTAGTTGATGCACCGTGGGTTGCAAAGCATGTCGCCGTCTGGCACAGCCGCCCACTGCTGGTCATGTCACCTCCTTGCCATGGATTATTTTGCCTCTACCACATCTACATGAAATTGGATGTTTGCTTGTACAACCCCGCCACCTGCAAAAGCTTCTCCTTACCGCATGGTTTTTCCGGTGTAAATATAATTCTTTCATACTTTTGCTTAGGATATCATCCGGGTTCAAGACAGTACAAAGTTATCCATACGTTCTGCACCCGATCGACCTCGTTGGCTATGGAAGCACTCACTGTTGGTGGAAGTACATGGAGGAAGGTGGAAGTGAGCAGCGCTCTTGCTATGCTTACTTTGTTAAATTGGGGAATACCAAGTGCAACTGGAACTATGTATTGGCTTGCACAAAACAACGTCCTGGAAGACATTATTCTCTCTCTTGATCTAGACAATGAAAGGCTCACACAAGTTCCTTTTCCAGATATTAAACGCCAACATGAGAGAGGTAACAACTCATTGATAGAGATGGAAGGCACCATTCATTTGGCTATCCATTGGTTCGCCATGGTAGACTGGATGGATATTTGGATGCTGCAAGAGTCGGGTGCCCACCGAGTGTGGATTCATAGGTTTCATCTCCATCTGTGTGCATTGCCGACGGGAGTAGGCCAGGTGGAGAGAGTTTTACGACCTCCTATGCCTCTTCTCATAAACCAGGGCAAGATTCTGATACGTGACTATCGAAGATTAGTTTACTATGATCTGGTGAGCAAGGGCTTGCAGCATGAGGAGGTTTTTCATGCTTGTGATGATTTCATTGCTTTTGTCATCGTTGAAAGCCTTGTTTCATTTTAG